A single window of Granulicella mallensis MP5ACTX8 DNA harbors:
- a CDS encoding sensor histidine kinase, producing MMNAKTISMRQKGAWIWFAYTGFIFIEPIVEPSWHRWLIALASLAVFVVIFTIYVRAVDCGSRLVYWMIAATFALGLITFPWNGGASTFFVYTAAFLPFSVRSTKRVLFLFLVEALCILAESHFFYHGLANGFFAIFLLLIVGGSNIFFAEQRRAENRLHAAQEENIALAAVAERERIARDLHDVLGHTLSVIVLKAELAGRLIERDPQRAATEIGDVERTARTALAEVREAIGGYRARGLAAEIETARRTLDAAGVKLTVENNMGNSKLAATEETVLALALREAVTNIVRHAQAKNCRLRFVSENGQRRLLIEDDGEHALVREGNGLRGMRERIEALGGSLRLERERGTRLFIELPLRAEGVVS from the coding sequence ATGATGAACGCAAAGACCATTTCGATGCGGCAGAAGGGCGCCTGGATATGGTTTGCCTATACCGGGTTCATCTTCATCGAGCCAATCGTGGAGCCGAGTTGGCATCGCTGGCTCATCGCGCTCGCGAGCCTGGCCGTCTTCGTCGTTATCTTCACGATCTATGTACGCGCTGTGGATTGCGGCAGCCGCCTTGTCTACTGGATGATCGCAGCCACCTTCGCTCTGGGGCTCATTACCTTTCCGTGGAATGGCGGCGCCTCGACGTTTTTCGTATATACCGCCGCCTTCCTTCCCTTCAGTGTTCGCTCCACGAAGCGCGTGCTATTCCTCTTTCTCGTCGAGGCGCTCTGCATTCTTGCCGAATCTCATTTCTTCTATCACGGCCTGGCTAACGGATTCTTCGCTATCTTCCTTCTCCTCATCGTCGGCGGCAGCAACATCTTCTTCGCGGAACAGCGGCGAGCCGAAAACAGGCTTCATGCTGCGCAGGAAGAGAACATTGCCCTGGCCGCGGTCGCCGAACGCGAGCGCATTGCACGCGACCTGCACGACGTGCTCGGCCATACACTGAGCGTCATCGTCCTGAAGGCCGAACTGGCAGGGAGACTCATCGAGCGCGATCCGCAACGCGCAGCCACAGAGATCGGCGACGTTGAACGCACGGCACGCACCGCACTCGCCGAGGTGCGCGAGGCCATCGGGGGTTACCGCGCTCGTGGACTGGCGGCTGAAATCGAGACTGCGCGGCGCACTCTCGATGCCGCCGGAGTCAAGCTGACCGTCGAAAACAACATGGGCAACTCCAAGCTCGCGGCCACCGAAGAGACGGTACTAGCTCTGGCGCTACGCGAGGCCGTGACCAATATCGTTCGTCATGCGCAGGCGAAGAATTGCCGTCTGCGCTTCGTCTCCGAGAACGGGCAGCGCCGTCTCCTCATAGAGGACGATGGTGAGCACGCACTGGTTCGCGAAGGCAATGGTCTGCGCGGAATGCGCGAGCGCATAGAAGCGTTGGGAGGCAGCCTGCGCCTGGAACGCGAACGCGGCACACGGTTGTTTATCGAGCTTCCATTGCGCGCTGAGGGTGTGGTCTCGTGA
- a CDS encoding response regulator transcription factor produces the protein MSAAGKKIRVLLAEDQTMLRGALAALLELEPDICVIAQAANGREAQRLAREFTPDVVVTDIEMPEMTGLEFAAALKESESKSRVIILTTFARPGYLRRALDAGARGYLLKERPASELAEAIRRVHAGLRAVDPALAAEAWSADEDPLSERERRILQRAGDGRSSAEIAAELRLSEGTVRNYLSEAIAKLGAANRVDAARIARARGWL, from the coding sequence GTGAGCGCAGCGGGTAAGAAAATTCGGGTCCTGCTCGCTGAAGACCAGACCATGCTGCGCGGCGCGCTCGCCGCCCTGCTCGAACTTGAACCCGATATCTGCGTGATTGCGCAGGCAGCCAACGGCCGCGAGGCCCAGCGACTCGCGCGCGAGTTCACTCCCGACGTCGTCGTCACCGATATCGAGATGCCCGAGATGACGGGGCTCGAGTTCGCCGCTGCGTTGAAGGAGAGCGAGTCGAAGTCGCGGGTGATCATCCTGACCACCTTCGCGCGCCCCGGCTATCTGCGCCGCGCACTCGATGCCGGAGCCCGTGGCTATCTGCTGAAAGAACGTCCCGCGAGCGAACTTGCCGAAGCCATCCGCCGCGTTCACGCCGGTCTCCGCGCGGTCGATCCGGCGCTGGCCGCCGAGGCCTGGAGCGCAGACGAGGATCCCCTCAGCGAGCGCGAACGCCGCATCCTGCAACGCGCCGGCGATGGCCGTTCCTCTGCCGAGATCGCCGCCGAGCTGCGGCTCTCGGAGGGCACCGTGCGCAACTATCTCTCTGAAGCCATCGCCAAGCTCGGTGCGGCAAACCGTGTGGACGCCGCCAGAATTGCGCGCGCGCGAGGCTGGTTGTAA
- the gluQRS gene encoding tRNA glutamyl-Q(34) synthetase GluQRS encodes MSPSTYIGRLAPSPTGLLHLGHARTFWIAYERARAANGKLWLRDEDLDPQRSRADFAAAMREDLQWLGITWDAEMRQSERIALYREAMEKLLREGFVYPCTCSRKDLQQATQAPHEDSEDEPIYNGRCRSSSAPIAALAPNTNYRFRVPDGEALRFIDAHAGPQSFVAGCDANADFGDFLVWRKDGLPSYQLACVVDDAAMRITEVVRGRDLLKSTARQILLQRALGFSTPGYFHCDLMRDDTGVRLAKRHDALSLRAMREAGLSTQDVRERF; translated from the coding sequence ATGAGTCCATCCACTTACATCGGACGCCTTGCGCCTTCGCCCACGGGCCTCTTGCACCTGGGCCACGCACGCACCTTCTGGATCGCCTATGAACGTGCCCGCGCCGCCAACGGCAAGCTCTGGCTGCGCGACGAAGACCTCGACCCGCAACGCTCGCGTGCAGACTTCGCGGCAGCGATGCGCGAAGATCTGCAGTGGCTCGGCATCACCTGGGACGCGGAGATGCGCCAGAGCGAGCGCATCGCGCTTTACCGGGAGGCCATGGAGAAGCTGCTTCGCGAGGGCTTCGTCTATCCCTGCACCTGCAGCCGAAAGGATCTGCAACAAGCCACCCAGGCCCCACACGAAGATAGCGAGGATGAGCCGATCTACAACGGGCGCTGTCGATCCTCCTCTGCGCCAATAGCAGCGCTCGCACCGAACACCAACTATCGCTTCCGCGTTCCCGACGGCGAAGCCCTTCGTTTCATCGACGCGCACGCCGGGCCACAGAGTTTTGTCGCCGGTTGCGATGCGAATGCGGATTTTGGCGACTTCCTCGTATGGCGCAAGGATGGCCTCCCCAGCTATCAGCTCGCCTGCGTCGTAGACGATGCGGCCATGCGCATCACCGAAGTGGTGCGCGGGCGTGATCTCCTCAAATCGACAGCGCGGCAGATTCTGCTGCAACGCGCCCTCGGGTTTAGCACTCCGGGCTACTTCCACTGCGACCTGATGCGCGACGATACGGGCGTTCGCCTCGCCAAACGTCATGATGCGCTGAGTCTGCGCGCGATGCGCGAGGCTGGTTTGTCGACGCAGGATGTACGTGAGCGCTTTTAG
- a CDS encoding S9 family peptidase, with amino-acid sequence MPKRPVSLLAAALVLTAFPLAAQQVYTAHDYAQAERWMAYNVHSLVHHTISGIEYLPDGRVFYSDPDPEGVVYRLADPAHGTQAPAFDNAKLATALTAVSKRAVSAKHLGVTGYTPDAAGGGFTVDLGWNKFHCDAAVVACTAVTAPKPAAGKPAGSKAPFDLSPDKKLAAFIRDNNLWVRVEATGEERQLTRDGVKDFGYATDNAGWTHSDAPIVVWSPDSKKIATFQQDQRKTGSLYLVPVTNRHPQLDEWKYPLAGDKDVTTIQRVVIDVDTARMTRLKMPPDQHRSTICDDVSCSGGSGWDDVQFAPDGKHLAFVSSSRDHKDAWFRVADTETGAVREVYHEHVPTYYESGQGKVSWRYLPESNEFVWYSERDNWGQLYLYDLTTGKLKNQITHGEGPVNQLSQVDTKNRVLYFLATGKEKEDDPYFVKYYRADFDGQHQQLLTPKMADHVITPSPDSSTFVDVYSTVQTPQTSVLRDNTGKVLVTLAHQDISQLLAAGWKPPTPITVKARDGQTPLYGFLWKPTFFDETKKYPIVNYVYAGPYTGSCGARSFSAAHLDNQSLADLGFVVVCIDALGTPFRSKSFHDEHASTAADLSDDTIPDQVAGIKELASRFSWIDLDRVGVWGHSGGGNATVNAMFHYPDFYKVGWAESGNHDNREYEDDWDEKWAGLEVISPDGKSNYDAQANENYAKNLKGHLMLTHGTMDDNVPMNNTLLVVDALIKANKNFDLLMIPNAHHGYGEATPYVMRRRWDYFVRNLAGGVPPENYETKPWSEMIRAMYGPSASE; translated from the coding sequence ATGCCTAAGCGCCCCGTTTCGCTCCTTGCCGCAGCCCTCGTTCTTACCGCTTTCCCTCTCGCCGCACAGCAGGTCTACACGGCCCACGATTATGCTCAGGCCGAACGGTGGATGGCGTACAACGTCCACAGCCTGGTGCATCACACCATCAGCGGCATCGAGTATCTGCCCGATGGCCGCGTCTTTTACAGCGATCCGGACCCGGAGGGGGTGGTCTACAGGCTCGCCGACCCGGCCCACGGAACGCAGGCCCCGGCCTTCGACAATGCCAAACTGGCCACGGCCTTGACCGCGGTGAGCAAGCGGGCGGTTTCGGCCAAACACCTCGGGGTGACCGGCTATACGCCCGATGCGGCTGGCGGGGGCTTTACCGTCGATCTGGGCTGGAACAAGTTTCACTGCGACGCGGCGGTCGTGGCCTGCACGGCGGTGACCGCCCCGAAACCTGCGGCAGGGAAGCCTGCCGGCAGCAAAGCTCCGTTTGACCTCTCGCCCGACAAGAAGCTCGCGGCATTTATCCGGGACAACAACCTGTGGGTGCGGGTGGAAGCCACCGGCGAGGAGCGCCAGCTCACCAGGGACGGCGTAAAGGACTTCGGCTACGCCACCGATAACGCCGGCTGGACGCACTCCGACGCTCCTATCGTCGTATGGTCTCCGGACTCGAAGAAGATTGCGACCTTCCAGCAGGACCAGCGCAAGACCGGCAGCCTGTACCTGGTGCCCGTCACGAACCGGCACCCGCAGCTTGACGAGTGGAAGTATCCTCTGGCGGGCGACAAAGATGTCACGACGATTCAGCGGGTGGTCATCGACGTGGATACAGCCAGGATGACGCGCCTGAAGATGCCGCCCGACCAGCACCGCAGCACCATCTGCGACGACGTAAGTTGCAGCGGTGGCTCGGGCTGGGACGACGTCCAGTTCGCCCCTGACGGCAAGCACCTTGCCTTTGTCTCCAGCTCGCGCGACCACAAGGACGCCTGGTTCCGGGTGGCCGATACGGAGACCGGCGCGGTGCGGGAGGTTTACCACGAGCATGTGCCGACGTACTACGAGTCGGGCCAGGGCAAGGTGAGCTGGCGTTATCTGCCGGAGTCCAACGAGTTCGTCTGGTACTCGGAGCGCGATAATTGGGGCCAGCTTTATCTCTATGACCTGACCACGGGCAAGCTGAAGAACCAGATCACGCACGGCGAAGGCCCGGTGAACCAGTTGTCGCAGGTCGACACAAAGAACCGCGTGCTCTACTTCCTGGCTACCGGCAAAGAGAAGGAAGACGATCCCTACTTCGTGAAGTACTATCGCGCTGACTTCGACGGCCAGCACCAGCAGTTGCTGACGCCGAAGATGGCCGACCACGTCATCACGCCGTCGCCGGACAGCAGCACGTTCGTCGATGTCTATTCGACCGTGCAGACGCCACAGACCTCCGTGCTGCGCGACAACACCGGCAAGGTGCTGGTAACGCTGGCGCACCAGGATATCTCGCAGCTTCTTGCAGCGGGATGGAAGCCGCCCACTCCGATTACAGTGAAGGCGCGCGACGGCCAGACGCCGCTCTACGGCTTTCTATGGAAGCCGACGTTCTTCGACGAGACGAAGAAGTATCCGATTGTGAACTACGTCTATGCGGGGCCTTATACGGGTTCCTGCGGCGCACGTAGCTTCTCGGCGGCACACCTCGATAATCAGTCGCTGGCCGACCTGGGTTTTGTCGTAGTTTGCATCGACGCTCTGGGTACGCCGTTCCGCTCCAAGAGCTTCCACGACGAGCACGCTTCGACCGCAGCGGATCTATCGGACGATACGATTCCCGACCAGGTTGCGGGGATCAAAGAGCTTGCGTCACGCTTCTCCTGGATCGATCTCGATCGCGTGGGCGTCTGGGGACACTCCGGCGGTGGCAATGCCACGGTGAATGCGATGTTCCATTACCCCGACTTCTATAAAGTCGGCTGGGCTGAGAGCGGCAACCACGACAATCGCGAGTATGAAGACGACTGGGATGAGAAGTGGGCCGGCCTCGAAGTGATCTCACCCGACGGCAAGAGCAACTACGATGCCCAGGCCAATGAGAACTACGCGAAGAACCTGAAGGGCCACCTAATGCTTACGCACGGAACGATGGACGACAACGTGCCGATGAACAACACGCTGCTCGTGGTCGACGCGCTCATCAAAGCCAACAAGAACTTCGATCTTCTGATGATTCCGAACGCGCACCATGGCTACGGTGAAGCAACGCCGTATGTGATGCGTCGCCGCTGGGATTACTTTGTGCGCAATCTTGCGGGAGGCGTGCCTCCGGAGAACTATGAGACGAAGCCGTGGTCGGAGATGATTCGTGCGATGTATGGGCCGTCGGCTAGCGAGTAG
- the cysS gene encoding cysteine--tRNA ligase: MALELFNTLSGKIEPLFASDGHALRFYCCGPTVYDYGHIGNFRTFLHVDMLRRTARLYGMGLHHVMNITDVDDKIIRNAGNAGLPIGEYTAKFERAFFEDMDALGVERPEQIARATENIGDMVTLIERLAAQDIAYKAEDGSWYFRIARFPEYGKLSKKDFEGIEDGARVDVDEYDKDAARDFALWKATKPGETSWDTALGKGRPGWHIECSAMAMKYLGDSFDLHAGGEDLMFPHHENEIAQSECATHQPFARHWFHVRFLLVEGKKMSKSEGNFYTLRDLLLKGHRASAIRFLLLSVPYRHQLNFTFDGLTESTNAVERLRTFYARIRDGKWPESAPADDSVASAIRLGDEKFTAALGNDLNTAEARAAIFDVLRAVNSAADQSKLVRTDADAMLTLLAKFDSIFAVLEDHDAELTRAAIAWAESEGRLGEADASLLATLSLSDADIDALVAERTLAKKQRNFARADAVRNELLEKGIILEDSKDGVRWKRK, translated from the coding sequence GTGGCCCTCGAACTCTTCAATACTCTCTCCGGAAAAATCGAACCGTTATTTGCCTCTGACGGACACGCGCTGCGCTTTTATTGTTGCGGCCCCACGGTCTATGACTACGGTCACATCGGCAACTTCCGCACGTTCCTGCACGTAGACATGCTGCGCCGTACCGCGCGGCTCTACGGCATGGGCCTGCACCACGTGATGAACATCACCGATGTCGATGACAAGATCATCCGCAATGCCGGCAACGCCGGCCTGCCCATCGGCGAGTACACGGCCAAGTTCGAGCGCGCGTTCTTCGAAGACATGGACGCCCTCGGCGTCGAGCGCCCCGAGCAGATCGCGCGTGCGACCGAGAATATCGGCGACATGGTCACGCTCATCGAGCGGCTTGCGGCCCAGGACATCGCCTACAAGGCCGAGGACGGCTCGTGGTACTTCCGTATCGCGCGCTTCCCGGAGTACGGCAAGCTCTCCAAGAAGGATTTCGAGGGCATTGAGGACGGCGCGCGCGTCGACGTCGATGAATACGACAAGGACGCCGCCCGCGACTTCGCGCTCTGGAAGGCCACCAAGCCCGGCGAGACGAGCTGGGATACCGCGCTCGGCAAAGGCCGTCCCGGCTGGCACATCGAGTGCTCCGCGATGGCCATGAAGTACCTCGGCGACAGCTTCGACCTGCACGCCGGCGGCGAAGACCTGATGTTCCCGCACCACGAGAACGAGATCGCGCAGAGCGAGTGCGCCACGCATCAGCCGTTTGCGCGGCACTGGTTCCATGTGCGCTTCCTGCTGGTCGAAGGCAAGAAGATGTCGAAGTCCGAGGGCAACTTCTACACCCTTCGCGACCTGCTGCTGAAGGGCCATCGCGCCTCGGCGATCCGGTTTCTGCTGCTGAGCGTGCCCTACCGCCACCAGCTCAACTTCACCTTTGACGGCCTTACCGAATCGACCAACGCCGTCGAGCGCCTGCGCACGTTCTACGCCCGGATTCGTGACGGCAAGTGGCCGGAGAGCGCTCCCGCGGACGACAGTGTCGCCTCCGCCATTCGCCTGGGCGATGAGAAATTCACCGCTGCCCTGGGCAATGACCTGAACACCGCCGAAGCGCGGGCCGCAATCTTCGACGTGCTACGCGCAGTCAACAGCGCCGCCGACCAGTCGAAGCTCGTCCGCACCGATGCCGACGCGATGCTGACCCTGCTGGCAAAGTTCGATTCGATCTTCGCGGTGCTTGAAGACCACGATGCCGAGCTCACCCGCGCCGCCATTGCCTGGGCGGAGTCCGAAGGACGCCTCGGCGAGGCCGACGCCTCCCTGCTCGCAACGCTGAGCCTGAGCGACGCGGACATTGACGCCCTGGTCGCCGAGCGTACCCTGGCCAAGAAGCAGCGCAACTTCGCCCGCGCCGACGCCGTCCGCAATGAGCTTCTCGAAAAGGGCATCATCCTTGAGGATTCGAAGGATGGCGTGCGCTGGAAGCGGAAGTAA
- a CDS encoding DUF3368 domain-containing protein: MIVIADSGPLRYLVLIEEASLLNVLYGGIVIPPGVVSELTQPDTPQSVRIWMEQLPEWIAVRSPGLPLPIFPSSLGLGEREAIALAEELDADALLVDDEAARIEASRRNIPIQGTLGILDLAAEHGFADLSDAIRRLQSTNFRASRKLIQFFLDRDAQRKKQKAERGE; the protein is encoded by the coding sequence ATGATTGTCATCGCCGATTCCGGTCCTCTGCGTTACCTTGTGCTCATTGAAGAAGCAAGCCTGTTGAATGTTCTGTATGGCGGTATCGTTATTCCGCCTGGAGTAGTCAGCGAACTCACACAGCCAGATACCCCACAGTCTGTTCGCATATGGATGGAACAACTTCCAGAGTGGATTGCGGTTCGATCCCCTGGCCTGCCGTTGCCAATCTTTCCATCCAGTCTTGGCCTGGGAGAGCGCGAGGCGATTGCACTGGCCGAAGAGCTTGATGCCGATGCGTTGCTCGTCGATGACGAAGCAGCGCGGATTGAAGCATCTCGGCGCAATATTCCCATTCAAGGGACCTTGGGCATTCTTGATCTTGCCGCTGAACACGGTTTTGCCGATTTATCCGATGCGATACGGCGGCTGCAGAGTACGAATTTTCGCGCCAGCAGAAAGTTGATTCAATTCTTCCTGGATCGAGATGCGCAGCGAAAGAAACAGAAAGCCGAGCGAGGTGAATAA
- a CDS encoding UPF0175 family protein — MQVTVELPDDLARQMIPAGHDPARVALEDMAVEAYRAHRLTEHQLASLLGLGRYELDGFLKQRDVWFEYSTDDIQRELETGKRLWKQREEEPGTFRG, encoded by the coding sequence ATGCAAGTGACCGTTGAATTACCGGATGACCTTGCCCGCCAGATGATTCCCGCTGGCCACGATCCAGCGCGCGTTGCATTAGAAGATATGGCGGTAGAGGCGTATCGGGCACATCGGCTGACCGAGCATCAACTCGCTAGTCTTCTAGGGCTTGGTCGATACGAGTTAGATGGCTTTCTGAAACAGCGCGACGTGTGGTTCGAATATTCGACGGATGACATTCAACGGGAGTTGGAAACTGGTAAAAGGCTCTGGAAGCAACGCGAGGAAGAACCCGGCACGTTTCGCGGGTAG
- a CDS encoding DMT family transporter: MSSKLPKSTLVLLAFASVYLFWGSTYTAIHIAGEHLPVPVVSGARSLITAILILLICFVGKKSLRVPKGEAWKLVVVGLLFMSGNNMLLTWGEKMVPSGFASLIVSTMPIMIALMEMALPGGDALNKRGWAGTLLGTFGIVMLVWPSLHQGAELAGYSRPLLGVLVLLGAALSFGIGSVLSRRFHFKADTLVATGWQIGAAGVFNALIAVGSGSLHRMVWTWPGFGAVVYLSIFGSLFGLVAFTYLLQNVAVTKVATYAFVNPVIAVLLGVLFLHERLAKTEILGMAVVVCGVATVVLSRVNRTKREIVGMAGDAVE; the protein is encoded by the coding sequence ATGTCTTCCAAGCTGCCCAAATCCACACTGGTTCTGCTGGCCTTTGCCAGCGTGTATCTGTTCTGGGGATCGACCTATACGGCGATCCACATTGCGGGCGAGCATCTACCCGTGCCGGTGGTGTCGGGCGCACGGTCGCTGATTACGGCGATATTGATCCTGTTGATCTGCTTTGTCGGGAAGAAGAGTCTGCGCGTGCCGAAAGGGGAGGCGTGGAAGCTGGTAGTGGTGGGATTGCTCTTCATGTCCGGCAACAACATGCTGCTCACGTGGGGCGAGAAGATGGTGCCCTCGGGGTTTGCGTCGCTGATTGTGTCCACCATGCCGATCATGATTGCCCTGATGGAGATGGCCCTGCCCGGCGGCGATGCGCTGAACAAGCGCGGATGGGCAGGCACACTGCTTGGGACTTTCGGCATCGTGATGCTGGTGTGGCCGTCGCTGCATCAAGGCGCGGAGCTGGCAGGCTATTCCAGGCCGCTATTGGGAGTGCTGGTGCTGTTAGGAGCGGCGCTGTCGTTCGGCATTGGTTCGGTGCTGTCGCGGAGATTCCATTTCAAGGCGGACACGCTGGTCGCCACCGGATGGCAGATCGGAGCGGCGGGCGTCTTCAATGCCCTGATCGCCGTGGGGAGTGGTAGCTTGCATCGCATGGTGTGGACGTGGCCTGGCTTCGGGGCGGTCGTCTACCTGTCGATCTTCGGCTCGCTGTTCGGCCTGGTTGCCTTTACGTATCTGCTGCAGAACGTCGCGGTTACGAAGGTGGCGACCTATGCGTTTGTGAATCCAGTGATCGCTGTGCTGCTCGGGGTGTTATTTCTGCATGAGCGGCTGGCGAAGACGGAGATCCTGGGCATGGCGGTGGTCGTTTGTGGGGTGGCGACGGTGGTGCTCAGCCGGGTCAATCGAACGAAGCGAGAGATCGTGGGGATGGCTGGCGACGCGGTGGAGTAA
- a CDS encoding TonB-dependent receptor — MQRSPFPRIFAITFVLGLLMAFAAGAALAQSTSGNVAGTVTDSTGAAIANATVVLANPVSGYSRTVTTDTTGQFRFVNIPFNPYRLGVTGSGFQPFNKLVQVNSVVQITLPVKLQVAGSTTSVDVDAPSDLVENDPTAHTDIDRSMIDHLPLESASSELSSIVTLASPGVAADSNGLMHGLGDHAENSFNIDGQPITDQQSKVFSNQVPAAAVQSLEVIEGAPPAEYGDKTSLVVKATTRSGQGVLKPTGAITLSYGTFGSGNLAFDLAYGGKNWGNFIAANGLESGRFLDAPEFAVYHDKGNEENFFDRFDYQLSNVSSIHTNVQYTRSWFQTPNSFDSQFGFVQSGENPTVTDQRSKIETFDLAPTYTRTIGAYSVFNFGPYIRRDAYNYYPSNNPLSDLGPANLQQESVAQQRSLTNAGVHSDWSYVRGINNVKIGGMYAQTFLRENDQLALVDPTLNAPCLDDNSNALPGNPNPCANPNPNFNPVLFPFDLTRGGKFYAWHGQTDVKQLALYAQDQITIGNWLFNAGIRGDFYNGLAIQRQAEPRAGISYNVKKTNTVLRVSYARTQETPFNENLVLSSQGCLDPVLNGIFSQQYGSCIAVPFNPGFRNEFHAGLQQGIGRHFVIDGEYIWKYTHNAYDFSVLGATPITFPIEWQNSKIPGVAVSGTLTEVKGLSARVTMSSVAARFFTPQLGGVGAVPTSTITAADSVPFRIDHDEKFNETTHVEYKMPFRKSLYYSFNWKFDSGLVAGAVPCFTTAAQDSNTDCDGTSKIVNGVPTIDLSGLDADQQFQAGLTCDGVKATQAQGFLSCDAAGLSSKLVTIPAPGTEDADHNPPRVASRNLFDMALGDDNVYHFGDDAHYRIGARVTAINVTNKYALYNFLSTFSGTHYVSPRTVTGEISFNF; from the coding sequence ATGCAAAGATCCCCCTTTCCCCGAATATTTGCCATCACGTTTGTGTTGGGCCTGCTGATGGCCTTCGCCGCCGGTGCGGCACTTGCCCAGAGCACCTCCGGCAACGTCGCCGGCACTGTGACCGATTCGACCGGCGCTGCCATCGCCAATGCCACCGTTGTTCTGGCCAACCCGGTAAGCGGCTATAGCCGCACGGTAACAACAGACACGACCGGACAGTTTCGCTTCGTCAATATTCCCTTCAACCCCTATCGCCTTGGTGTGACGGGCAGCGGATTCCAGCCCTTCAATAAGCTTGTTCAGGTGAACTCGGTGGTGCAGATCACGCTTCCGGTCAAACTGCAGGTGGCCGGTTCGACGACCAGTGTCGATGTAGACGCGCCTTCCGACCTTGTTGAGAACGACCCCACGGCGCACACCGACATCGACCGCTCGATGATTGATCACCTGCCGCTCGAGAGCGCCTCGTCCGAGTTGAGCTCGATCGTCACGCTGGCTTCCCCGGGCGTTGCGGCAGACTCCAACGGCCTGATGCACGGCCTCGGAGACCACGCGGAGAACTCGTTCAACATTGATGGCCAGCCCATCACCGATCAGCAGAGCAAGGTCTTCTCCAACCAGGTTCCGGCAGCGGCTGTGCAGTCCCTCGAGGTAATCGAAGGCGCTCCTCCGGCTGAGTATGGCGATAAGACCAGCCTCGTGGTGAAGGCAACCACCCGTTCAGGCCAGGGTGTGCTGAAGCCGACCGGTGCTATCACCCTGTCGTACGGAACGTTCGGTTCCGGGAACCTCGCCTTCGATCTCGCCTACGGCGGCAAGAACTGGGGCAACTTCATCGCGGCCAACGGGCTTGAGTCGGGACGCTTCCTCGACGCGCCGGAGTTTGCTGTGTATCACGACAAGGGCAACGAAGAGAACTTCTTCGATCGCTTCGACTATCAGCTCAGCAACGTGAGCTCGATCCACACCAACGTGCAGTACACACGCTCGTGGTTCCAGACGCCGAACAGCTTCGACTCGCAGTTCGGCTTCGTGCAGAGTGGCGAGAATCCCACGGTAACTGATCAGCGCTCGAAGATCGAGACGTTCGACCTGGCGCCGACCTATACCCGTACCATCGGCGCGTACAGCGTCTTCAACTTCGGTCCGTATATCCGCCGCGACGCGTACAACTACTATCCGAGCAACAATCCTCTGTCGGACCTTGGCCCTGCGAACCTGCAGCAGGAGAGCGTGGCGCAGCAGCGCTCTTTGACCAATGCTGGCGTTCACTCCGACTGGTCGTATGTGAGGGGCATCAACAACGTGAAGATCGGCGGCATGTATGCGCAGACCTTCCTGCGTGAGAACGATCAGCTTGCCCTGGTTGATCCCACGCTGAATGCTCCGTGCCTGGACGACAACAGCAACGCGCTTCCCGGCAACCCGAACCCCTGCGCGAATCCGAACCCGAACTTCAACCCCGTGCTCTTTCCCTTCGACCTGACGCGCGGCGGCAAGTTCTACGCCTGGCACGGCCAGACCGATGTGAAGCAGCTTGCACTCTACGCGCAGGACCAGATCACCATCGGCAACTGGCTGTTCAATGCCGGTATCCGTGGCGACTTCTACAACGGTCTCGCCATCCAGCGTCAGGCTGAGCCCCGCGCGGGCATCTCCTATAACGTCAAGAAGACGAACACGGTGCTGCGCGTTTCGTACGCTCGTACGCAGGAGACACCCTTCAACGAGAACCTTGTGCTCTCCAGCCAGGGCTGCCTCGATCCCGTGCTCAACGGCATCTTCTCGCAGCAGTATGGTTCGTGCATTGCGGTGCCGTTCAATCCCGGCTTCCGCAACGAGTTCCATGCCGGCCTGCAGCAGGGTATCGGCCGCCACTTCGTCATCGACGGCGAGTATATCTGGAAGTACACCCACAACGCGTATGACTTCAGCGTACTGGGTGCAACGCCCATCACGTTCCCCATCGAATGGCAGAACTCGAAGATTCCGGGCGTCGCTGTCAGCGGCACTCTGACTGAGGTCAAGGGCCTGTCGGCACGTGTCACGATGTCTTCGGTGGCGGCGCGTTTCTTCACCCCGCAGCTTGGCGGCGTGGGTGCGGTTCCGACGAGCACGATCACCGCGGCGGATTCAGTGCCGTTCCGCATCGATCACGACGAGAAGTTCAACGAGACGACGCATGTTGAGTACAAGATGCCGTTCCGCAAGAGCCTCTATTACTCCTTCAACTGGAAGTTCGACAGTGGTCTGGTTGCCGGTGCTGTGCCGTGCTTCACAACGGCTGCGCAGGACTCGAACACGGACTGCGACGGTACCTCCAAGATTGTGAATGGCGTACCCACAATCGACTTGAGCGGTCTGGATGCGGACCAGCAGTTTCAGGCCGGGTTGACCTGCGACGGTGTAAAAGCCACGCAGGCACAGGGCTTCCTGAGCTGCGATGCCGCTGGCCTTTCTTCGAAGCTGGTCACCATCCCCGCGCCTGGCACGGAGGATGCGGACCACAATCCGCCCCGCGTGGCTTCGCGTAACCTGTTCGACATGGCCCTGGGCGACGACAACGTCTACCACTTCGGCGATGACGCACACTACAGGATCGGCGCCCGTGTGACGGCGATCAACGTGACCAACAAGTACGCACTCTATAACTTCCTCTCGACGTTCTCGGGCACGCACTATGTGTCTCCGCGCACGGTGACGGGGGAGATCTCGTTCAACTTCTAA